A genome region from Coffea arabica cultivar ET-39 chromosome 7e, Coffea Arabica ET-39 HiFi, whole genome shotgun sequence includes the following:
- the LOC140011322 gene encoding uncharacterized protein — MVGAICIGGSTLCDEYKEHGRSSFNDIASNKEKWGGRRREEWSFRDFKHFIADNDLIDVGFDGNPWTWCNNWENEGEIKQRLDRMLCTPTGFQRFDKTRCKHVDNYSSDHSMLVVDTEPVEEKRRKKFIFDKRVALLKWKNSFQHNSRKEINRIKAEMERLRESPDFNRRAMDELKIQLKRAYSNEELYWAQKSRVTWLKEGNKNSQFFHASVKGRMRRNRMSNVQRDDGTWTTNERELREEVASYYKQLFDSQGTEGVEDILRGIPNTISNQMNVNLTRTITEAEIKSALFSMNPNKAPGPDGQTPLFFQKF; from the exons ATGGTGGGAGCAATTTGTATAGGAGGCAGCACTTTATGTGATGAGTACAAGGAGCATGGAAGAAGCTCTTTTAATGACATTGCTTCTAATAAAGAGAAatggggaggaagaagaagagaggagtGGTCCTTTAGAGATTTTAAGCATTTCATTGCTGATAATGATTTGATAGATGTAGGTTTTGATGGAAATCCCTGGACTTGGTGTAATAATTGGGAAAATGAAggagaaatcaaacaaaggCTGGACAGAATGTTGTGTACTCCTACCGGGTTCCAGAGGTTTGATAAAACTAGATGCAAACATGTGGATAATTACAGCTCAGACCATAGTATGCTTGTGGTTGATACTGAACCAGtggaggaaaaaagaagaaaaaaattcatttttgacaaaag AGTGGCCTTACTAAAATGGAAGAACAGTTTTCAGCATAACTCTAGGAAAGAAATTAATAGAATTAAGGCTGAGATGGAGAGGCTTAGAGAGTCACCTGATTTCAATAGAAGGGCTATGGATGAGCTAAAGATTCAACTCAAGAGAGCTTACTCTAATGAGGAATTGTACTGGGCCCAAAAGTCTAGAGTGACTTGGTTGAAGGAGGGGAACAAAAATTCACAGTTCTTTCATGCTAGTGTCAAAGGAAGAATGAGAAGGAACAGGATGTCAAATGTACAAAGAGATGATGGAACATGGACAACAAATGAGAGGGAATTAAGAGAGGAAGTGGCTAGTTACTACAAACAGCTCTTTGACAGTCAAGGCACTGAAGGCGTTGAGGATATTCTGAGGGGTATACCAAACACAATTTCTAATCAAATGAATGTAAACCTGACTAGAACTATCACTGAGGCTGAGATTAAGTCTGCACTTTTTTCCATGAATCCAAACAAAGCCCCTGGGCCTGATGGGCAGACAccattattttttcaaaagttcTAG